In Paenibacillus kyungheensis, the following are encoded in one genomic region:
- a CDS encoding VanZ family protein: MLKRRRLILTTTLLYTLFILYFMFFAFGRGDSEVDSYTFIFVPDNFFKLPNPLEFLHPTIMDIVSLGNTAAFIPFGILIPLLYPIKFVRFIILFMLSILVLETIQAFTLRGSFDIGDVLKNSSGAVIGFVAYSVSIRMKGTWRSVITMGICIILLLVVSWGIGAGIDKAVAKNPGSFVALNEWENSSGVTSKKIALLPFKIEGQKITPQFNVYDANNKKSETYTYKFGGKDFYFYLNYGIPDQKDLKGSVSVSVDGRQIFLSNFEKDDPLRTPQVFDWYFEQANEITITIEGNEKVWDVGYREMKHFWE; the protein is encoded by the coding sequence ATGTTAAAAAGACGTAGACTTATTCTCACCACAACACTGCTGTATACGCTCTTCATTCTTTATTTTATGTTTTTTGCTTTTGGTAGAGGCGATTCTGAAGTTGACAGTTACACGTTTATCTTTGTACCCGATAATTTTTTTAAATTGCCTAATCCGTTAGAATTTTTACACCCAACGATAATGGATATTGTGAGTCTAGGAAATACGGCGGCTTTTATTCCTTTTGGCATCTTAATTCCACTGTTGTATCCTATAAAATTTGTTCGATTCATTATCTTGTTTATGTTGTCTATCCTTGTGCTTGAAACTATACAGGCTTTTACCTTACGTGGAAGCTTCGATATAGGCGATGTGTTGAAAAATTCATCCGGCGCAGTGATCGGTTTCGTGGCTTATAGCGTTAGCATTCGTATGAAAGGTACTTGGCGAAGTGTTATCACTATGGGCATTTGTATTATTTTACTATTGGTCGTATCATGGGGAATCGGTGCCGGAATCGATAAAGCTGTTGCCAAAAATCCGGGATCGTTTGTTGCTTTAAACGAGTGGGAAAACAGCAGTGGAGTCACATCGAAAAAAATTGCATTGCTTCCTTTCAAAATAGAGGGTCAAAAAATCACTCCTCAATTTAATGTATATGATGCAAACAATAAGAAATCCGAAACGTATACTTATAAGTTTGGTGGCAAAGATTTTTATTTTTACTTAAATTATGGAATTCCAGACCAAAAAGATTTGAAAGGAAGTGTAAGTGTTTCTGTGGACGGGCGACAAATCTTTTTATCCAATTTCGAAAAAGATGATCCATTGCGTACGCCACAAGTATTTGATTGGTATTTCGAACAAGCGAACGAAATTACCATTACGATAGAAGGAAATGAAAAGGTGTGGGATGTGGGATATCGAGAGATGAAGCATTTCTGGGAATAA
- a CDS encoding FAD-dependent monooxygenase → MTVQKALISGASIAGLSTAFWLSKAGWEVTVIERASAFRDGGQNVDVRGIAREVLQMMGLEDQVRNQTTTEEGTAFVNEKGQIVGAFPVEDSDGLTAELEILRGDLARIILDTLPEQVQVRYGDWIENIVNRKEHVEIDLHSGKTEIYDLLIIAEGVRSRTRDKVFGDRVSRRELGLNIAYGTIERQTGDDRWWRWYTATGSRQISLRPDNQGTIRAMLAFKDRDRNLASIPSEQARTELRTIFAGAGWEDQRVIDGFATSKDVYFDYLTQIMMSTWSEGRVCVTGDAAWCVTPIGGGGSSLALIGGYVLAAFLSQPESNEADGIAICLNKYEQWMRPIVDKAQHLPPGAPDLFYPKTKLGVGTMQTLVRIASMGPIRKLASRIGHVARTDQQLPDIRLVQTTI, encoded by the coding sequence ATGACGGTTCAAAAAGCGCTGATTTCAGGTGCAAGTATTGCCGGGCTTAGTACGGCATTCTGGTTGAGCAAAGCAGGTTGGGAAGTTACGGTTATCGAACGTGCAAGTGCTTTTCGTGATGGTGGACAAAATGTCGATGTGCGTGGCATTGCGCGTGAAGTTCTTCAAATGATGGGCTTGGAAGATCAAGTTCGCAACCAGACGACAACAGAAGAAGGAACTGCATTTGTAAATGAAAAAGGGCAAATCGTCGGTGCATTTCCGGTAGAGGATTCAGATGGACTGACGGCTGAACTGGAAATTCTGCGTGGAGACTTGGCACGTATTATTTTAGATACGTTACCAGAACAAGTTCAGGTTCGTTATGGTGACTGGATCGAAAATATTGTAAATCGCAAAGAACATGTTGAGATTGACCTGCATTCTGGCAAAACCGAAATATACGATTTGCTTATCATCGCAGAAGGTGTACGCTCTAGAACACGGGATAAAGTGTTTGGAGATCGTGTATCCAGACGTGAACTGGGTCTGAATATCGCATATGGTACGATTGAGCGACAAACTGGAGATGATCGATGGTGGCGTTGGTATACAGCTACAGGTAGTCGCCAAATTTCACTTCGTCCTGATAATCAAGGAACGATACGTGCGATGCTCGCATTTAAAGATCGCGATCGTAATCTTGCATCTATTCCTTCAGAACAGGCTCGTACAGAATTGCGTACTATTTTTGCAGGAGCTGGCTGGGAAGATCAGCGTGTGATTGATGGATTTGCTACATCAAAAGATGTTTACTTTGATTACCTTACGCAAATTATGATGTCCACATGGTCAGAAGGCAGAGTATGTGTTACCGGTGATGCGGCTTGGTGTGTGACTCCTATCGGTGGTGGCGGATCATCGCTCGCATTGATCGGCGGATATGTTCTTGCGGCATTCCTATCACAACCTGAATCCAATGAAGCAGACGGAATAGCTATTTGTCTAAACAAGTATGAACAATGGATGCGCCCTATTGTAGATAAAGCACAGCATTTGCCGCCTGGAGCTCCCGATCTATTTTATCCTAAAACCAAACTTGGAGTCGGCACAATGCAGACCCTTGTACGAATCGCTAGTATGGGTCCTATTCGCAAACTTGCTTCCCGTATCGGTCATGTAGCCCGTACTGACCAACAACTACCTGATATCAGACTTGTACAGACAACAATATAA